A region from the Brassica napus cultivar Da-Ae chromosome C8, Da-Ae, whole genome shotgun sequence genome encodes:
- the LOC125591308 gene encoding ninja-family protein AFP2-like codes for MGEEAREWNRGTNLSLDMNKFPRDLLRGFMSENVDGRDETSDCEDETAVELNLGLSLGGRFGVDKAPRKLKRSSSVLSTMPFESSIVADKEAVEPENYTVGLARTTSLPAEMEEEWRKRKEMQSLRRMEAKRRRCEKQSSQTASFESERWVNASKSGFLQRHLVSPRQVCVDSHGGGGSSSSLSELDNKNRQQGSSNSCGDQISPKIVTRCSSNNSESHGNENENAKGKGTASSTGLFDMPCVFTKGHGPNGRRVDGILYKYGKGEEVRIMCICHGSFLTPAEFVKHGGGGDVDRPLRHIVVNTSPSTF; via the exons atgGGGGAAGAAGCAAGGGAATGGAACAGAGGAACAAATCTTTCTCTTGACATGAACAAGTTCCCGAGAGATCTGTTACGAGGCTTCATGTCTGAAAACGTTGACGGAAGAGATGAAACTTCCGACTGCGAAGATGAGACAGCGGTTGAGCTGAATCTTGGTTTGTCCTTAGGAGGTCGGTTCGGAGTAGACAAGGCTCCGAGGAAGCTTAAACGATCTTCTTCTGTTTTGAGCACTATGCCGTTTGAGAGCTCTATCGTAGCTGACAAGGAGGCGGTCGAGCCGGAGAATTACACGGTGGGTTTAGCGAGAACGACGTCGCTGCCGGCGGAGATGGAGGAGGAATGGAGGAAGAGGAAAGAGATGCAGTCGCTTAGGAGAATGGAAGCCAAGAGGAGGAGATGCGAGAAACAGAGCTCCCAAACGGCGTCGTTTGAGTCTGAGAGATGGGTCAACGCTAGTAAAAGCGGGTTTCTACAGAGACATTTGGTTTCTCCTAGACAAGTGTGTGTTGATTCCCATGGAGGAGGAGGTAGCTCGTCGAGCTTGTCGGAGCTGGACAACAAGAATCGTCAACAAG GTTCATCAAACAGTTGTGGTGACCAAATAAGCCCCAAGATCGTGACAAGATGTTCATCTAATAACAGCGAAAGCCACGGGAATGAGAACGAGAATGCTAAAGGCAAAGGGACGGCTTCGTCTACCGGTTTGTTCGACATGCCGTGTGTGTTCACCAAAGGTCACGGTCCAAACGGAAGACGTGTCGATGGGATTCTATACAAGTATGGTAAAGGAGAGGAGGTTAGGATCATGTGCATTTGCCATGGTAGTTTCTTGACGCCTGCTGAGTTTGTTAAacacggtgg